The Macrobrachium nipponense isolate FS-2020 chromosome 13, ASM1510439v2, whole genome shotgun sequence genome has a window encoding:
- the LOC135225801 gene encoding uncharacterized protein LOC135225801, with the protein MPTYDGNNFSTVGVHNAGAQLPPNVEIFPQQPPNPDFSSPTNQIGGVPGWYPFIPDPAFYLPPGLEHLDASNEVTITGHGSKYRIWQDDCRKIFSARVAHEGWCGRNKIEANIRILNNANLDVLHLTRTRDDSDTGCCRPRNEHLEIAFPRGPVVGVVQGSKAEYTVHNPSGDLLFLLERERGGCCGDGGYEIMSADRFGIGRINVERSCCGSSKTTLVVFPDRTNALFKGLLLSAALSIKDLHGL; encoded by the exons ATGCCAACATATG ATGGGAACAACTTCAGTACAGTTGGTGTTCATAACGCTGGAGCTCAGCTTCCTCCAAATGTTGAAATTTTCCCGCAACAACCACCCAATCCAGATTTCTCTTCCCCCACTAATCAAATTGGTGGTGTTCCAG ggTGGTATCCTTTCATACCAGATCCTGCTTTTTACCTCCCCCCCGGACTCGAACATCTAGATGCATCGAATGAGGTCACAATCACGGGTCATG GAAGCAAATACCGCATTTGGCAGGATGACTGCCGTAAGATCTTTTCGGCGAGAGTCGCTCACGAGGGCTGGTGCGGACGGAACAAGATCGAAGCAAATATTCGCATACTCAACAACGCCAACCTCGACGTCCTTCACCTCACTCGAACTCGAGATGACAGTGACACAGGATGCTGTAGACCCAGAAATGAG CACCTGGAAATCGCGTTCCCCAGAGGTCCCGTGGTGGGCGTGGTGCAAGGGTCAAAGGCTGAATACACAGTGCACAACCCTTCGGGAGATCTTCTGTTTTTACTTGAAAGAGAGCGTGGCGGGTGCTGTGGGGATGGCGGCTACGAG atCATGTCTGCTGACAGATTTGGGATCGGTCGCATTAACGTAGAGAGATCCTGTTGTGGATCTTCCAAGACAACGCTGGTTGTCTTTCCAGACAGAACAAATGCTCTCTTTAAGGGACTGCTACTATCAGCGGCGCTGTCTATC AAAGATTTGCACGGGCTGTAG